In one Pseudomonas sp. Bout1 genomic region, the following are encoded:
- a CDS encoding WbqC family protein produces the protein MKLAIMQPYFFPYVGYFKLMESVDKFVFYDDVDFIKNGWINRNRIFISGKVGYMTIPLLGASSNQKICDVQTQKKSLWARKLTEAVKQNYSKAPNFKACFELFNAVIEQEQDSISDYAKSSVLLTVEALGIDAEMVMSSKVYANGQLKSEDRILDICNKEQADEYWNLPGGALLYEKESFASRGIDLKFIKPALVEYPQAGRDFEPGLSILDVMMFNSFDEARQLVTNR, from the coding sequence ATGAAGCTCGCAATAATGCAGCCTTACTTTTTTCCGTATGTCGGATATTTTAAGCTGATGGAGTCCGTAGATAAGTTCGTTTTTTATGATGATGTTGACTTCATTAAAAATGGATGGATAAACAGAAATCGAATATTTATATCCGGCAAAGTCGGTTATATGACTATTCCGCTCCTTGGGGCGAGCTCTAACCAAAAAATTTGTGACGTGCAAACCCAGAAAAAATCACTCTGGGCCCGTAAGCTGACAGAAGCTGTCAAACAGAACTATTCGAAAGCGCCAAACTTCAAAGCGTGTTTCGAGTTGTTCAACGCTGTTATCGAGCAAGAACAAGACTCAATTTCGGATTATGCAAAATCCAGTGTTTTGTTAACGGTCGAGGCATTAGGTATCGATGCTGAGATGGTAATGAGCTCGAAGGTTTACGCAAACGGGCAACTGAAAAGCGAAGACCGAATTCTGGATATCTGCAATAAAGAGCAGGCTGACGAGTACTGGAATTTACCAGGTGGTGCGCTTCTTTATGAGAAAGAGAGTTTTGCTTCTCGGGGTATTGACCTGAAGTTTATCAAACCGGCGCTAGTTGAGTATCCACAGGCGGGACGGGATTTTGAGCCCGGCCTTTCTATTTTGGATGTGATGATGTTTAACTCTTTTGATGAAGCTCGCCAGCTTGTCACTAATAGATAA
- a CDS encoding GNAT family N-acetyltransferase has translation MLPPELKDLIHIEQRLQKGEFIRGISAEDYILKIEDQAEILIHHSGGAYNGFVAFYCNNDLSKEGYIALLLIAASGRGKGLGAELLSSALMVMKSRGFTACSLEVRAGNSSAIKLYSRYGFKILADGETNIKMQVRL, from the coding sequence ATGCTGCCCCCAGAGCTGAAAGATTTAATACATATTGAACAGCGTCTTCAAAAAGGAGAGTTTATTCGCGGTATCTCTGCAGAAGACTACATTCTGAAAATTGAGGACCAGGCAGAGATTCTCATCCATCACTCTGGTGGGGCGTATAATGGGTTTGTGGCATTTTACTGCAATAATGATTTATCCAAGGAGGGATACATAGCGTTGCTTTTGATCGCTGCAAGTGGCCGAGGAAAAGGTCTGGGGGCCGAGCTCCTGAGCAGTGCACTCATGGTGATGAAGAGTCGTGGTTTCACTGCATGCAGCCTGGAGGTGCGCGCAGGAAACAGTTCTGCGATAAAGCTTTACTCTCGGTATGGATTCAAGATATTAGCAGACGGCGAAACGAACATAAAAATGCAGGTTCGGCTATAA
- a CDS encoding serine acetyltransferase, with the protein MSLTYLIQDLRSIAGSDRAFRVLKSVVFDHTAHLTIMLRLGQSLLKIPVIGRVLSFLVEYLIRVVFGSDISCRAKIGPGLCIMHGHDIVIGADVVMGSNCKIFNGVTFGNQDLSKTSKGNQPTLANNVVICTGAKVLGPIFLGDNVVVGANSVVVKSFPQDTVVVGVPGRALERT; encoded by the coding sequence ATGTCGTTAACCTATTTGATTCAGGACCTTCGCTCAATCGCAGGTAGTGACCGCGCGTTCAGAGTGCTCAAAAGCGTAGTGTTTGATCACACTGCTCACTTGACCATTATGTTGCGACTGGGCCAAAGCCTGTTAAAAATTCCCGTTATCGGGCGTGTATTGAGCTTTCTGGTTGAGTATTTAATTCGCGTTGTTTTTGGTAGCGATATCTCTTGCAGGGCAAAAATTGGCCCAGGTCTCTGCATTATGCACGGTCATGACATAGTGATAGGTGCCGACGTAGTAATGGGGTCGAACTGCAAGATTTTTAATGGTGTGACTTTTGGGAACCAGGACCTATCGAAAACCAGTAAGGGCAATCAACCGACACTGGCAAATAATGTGGTTATTTGTACGGGTGCCAAAGTCCTTGGGCCCATTTTTCTGGGTGACAATGTCGTTGTGGGTGCGAACAGCGTTGTTGTTAAAAGCTTTCCACAGGATACGGTTGTTGTAGGTGTTCCTGGCAGGGCGCTCGAGAGAACGTAA
- the asnB gene encoding asparagine synthase (glutamine-hydrolyzing) — protein MCGFSGYFTNKKFSTDESSLLEAMGRSIINRGPDGGGYWFDSAAGIGLSHRRLAIVDLTAAGHQPMHSSSGRFVIAFNGEIYNHGQLRALLEESGLSPSWNGHSDTETLLECFEHWGVEKTLQATVGMFAIALWDTRQNELVLARDRLGEKPLYWGWQNDVLLFGSELKALKVHPAFCADIDRDALALYLRHNYVPAPYSIYQGIEKLKPGHYVRIAIDQRRSDVKALPFWSFNRAVEAGLASPLQSDANAVVDTLEAQLSESIGMQMLADVPLGAFLSGGVDSSLVVGLMQKQTPRPVKTFTIGFSEAGFNEAEHALAVSRHLGTEHTEIYVQSKDALDVIPDLPNIYCEPFADSSQIPTFLVSRLARQQVTVTLSGDAGDELFGGYNPYQFAPRIWGKISQVPLPLRRFASATLKALPIKGKVEKLMDILDTPSREDFYRQLVSHWKTPSSVVIGAKEPITVLDTSSAWPATQRYEEWMMAMDAQTYMADDILVKVDRAAMASSLETRVPMLDHRVVELAWRIPLDMKIRGGVGKWVLREVLYRHVPRELIERPKKGFSIPIATWLRGPLRDWSESLLDEGRLRGEGFFHPAPIRRAWEQHLSGRADHSSKLWGVLMFQAWLEEQGR, from the coding sequence ATGTGTGGTTTTTCCGGATATTTTACGAACAAGAAGTTTTCTACCGATGAGTCTTCGCTGCTTGAGGCGATGGGCCGCTCAATTATCAACCGTGGCCCGGACGGCGGCGGTTATTGGTTTGATTCAGCCGCTGGTATAGGTCTGTCCCACAGGAGGCTTGCGATTGTCGACCTGACTGCTGCCGGCCACCAGCCAATGCATTCATCGAGTGGGCGCTTCGTAATTGCGTTCAACGGCGAGATCTACAACCATGGCCAATTGCGTGCCCTTCTAGAGGAGAGTGGGCTTTCGCCTTCCTGGAACGGGCACTCAGACACAGAAACGCTGCTTGAGTGCTTTGAGCACTGGGGGGTCGAAAAGACTCTGCAGGCAACGGTTGGGATGTTCGCCATCGCGCTGTGGGATACCCGGCAAAATGAACTGGTACTGGCTCGGGATCGTCTTGGGGAGAAGCCGCTTTATTGGGGGTGGCAGAATGACGTGCTGTTGTTTGGTTCTGAACTCAAGGCGCTCAAGGTCCATCCTGCGTTTTGCGCTGATATCGACCGTGACGCGTTGGCCCTTTACCTGCGCCACAACTACGTTCCCGCGCCCTACAGCATCTATCAAGGGATAGAGAAGCTGAAGCCGGGGCATTATGTAAGGATCGCGATAGACCAGCGCCGATCTGATGTAAAAGCGCTTCCTTTTTGGTCTTTCAATCGGGCGGTTGAGGCGGGGCTTGCGTCTCCGCTGCAATCTGACGCCAACGCCGTAGTTGATACGCTTGAAGCACAACTTAGCGAAAGCATCGGCATGCAAATGCTCGCGGATGTGCCCTTGGGCGCGTTTCTAAGTGGCGGCGTGGACAGCAGTCTTGTGGTTGGCCTGATGCAGAAACAAACCCCGCGGCCGGTCAAGACGTTCACCATAGGCTTTAGTGAGGCAGGGTTCAATGAAGCTGAACATGCTCTGGCCGTATCCCGCCATTTAGGTACTGAACATACTGAGATCTATGTTCAATCCAAAGACGCGTTGGACGTTATCCCGGATTTACCGAACATCTACTGTGAACCCTTTGCCGATAGTTCACAGATTCCGACTTTCCTGGTCAGCCGCCTTGCGCGACAACAAGTAACCGTCACGTTAAGCGGTGATGCGGGAGATGAGCTGTTTGGCGGCTATAACCCTTACCAATTTGCCCCACGTATCTGGGGGAAGATCAGCCAGGTGCCGTTACCCCTGCGACGTTTTGCATCCGCAACGCTCAAGGCACTGCCGATAAAAGGTAAGGTCGAGAAGTTGATGGATATTCTTGATACTCCGAGCCGGGAGGACTTTTATCGGCAACTTGTCAGTCACTGGAAAACACCTTCCAGTGTCGTTATCGGCGCGAAAGAGCCGATTACGGTGCTTGATACCTCTTCAGCGTGGCCCGCTACGCAGCGGTACGAAGAGTGGATGATGGCGATGGATGCACAGACCTATATGGCTGACGACATCCTGGTAAAGGTCGACCGTGCGGCGATGGCCAGCAGCCTGGAAACGCGTGTGCCAATGCTCGATCACCGGGTTGTTGAATTGGCCTGGCGCATACCGTTGGATATGAAGATTCGAGGTGGAGTTGGCAAGTGGGTATTGAGGGAAGTGCTTTATCGTCACGTTCCTCGCGAGTTAATCGAGCGACCGAAAAAGGGCTTCTCCATACCCATCGCGACGTGGTTGCGCGGGCCCCTGCGCGACTGGTCGGAAAGCTTGCTGGATGAAGGCCGGTTGCGCGGGGAGGGTTTCTTCCATCCTGCACCGATCCGGCGTGCCTGGGAACAACACCTCAGTGGTCGGGCGGATCATTCAAGCAAATTGTGGGGTGTCCTGATGTTCCAGGCGTGGTTGGAGGAACAAGGCCGTTGA
- a CDS encoding DegT/DnrJ/EryC1/StrS family aminotransferase produces the protein MSDKPVYVTQPYLPPLEEFVPYLEKIWDSKTLTNGGPMHQQLEKELCEYLGVEHIALFNNGTIALLTALQALRVTGEVITTPYSFVATAHSLLWNGLQPVFVDIDPVTFNLDPKKVEAAITSKTTAIMPVHCYGYSCDTDAIQNIADNYNLKIIYDAAHAFGVNDAGGSILRHGDLSILSFHATKVFNTFEGGAIVCPDAKTKKRIEQLKNFGFVDEVTVVAPGINGKLSEINAAFGLLQLKHIDSAMSLRKEIGQRYSSGLKSVEGISLSHISAGLESNYSYYPILVEDDYPLSRDELYEVLKEQNVFGRRYFFPLISEFSMYRSMPSADSRNLPVAHDISSKVLCLPIYPALEMSAVDKVVEIIHNVRKAS, from the coding sequence ATGAGCGATAAGCCTGTTTATGTAACTCAGCCCTACCTTCCGCCATTAGAAGAGTTTGTTCCCTATCTTGAAAAAATATGGGATAGCAAGACACTGACCAATGGCGGCCCAATGCACCAGCAGCTTGAAAAGGAGCTCTGTGAGTACCTGGGGGTGGAGCACATTGCGCTTTTTAATAACGGTACAATCGCGTTATTGACTGCGCTGCAGGCGCTCAGAGTTACAGGCGAAGTCATTACGACGCCTTACTCATTCGTTGCGACCGCTCACTCTTTGTTGTGGAATGGGCTGCAGCCCGTTTTCGTGGATATCGATCCTGTTACTTTTAATTTGGATCCGAAAAAAGTTGAGGCGGCAATTACGTCGAAAACCACAGCTATCATGCCAGTGCATTGCTATGGTTATTCCTGCGATACCGACGCTATTCAGAATATCGCTGATAATTACAATTTGAAAATTATCTACGATGCTGCTCATGCGTTCGGCGTTAACGATGCAGGGGGAAGTATTCTTCGCCATGGCGACTTGAGTATTTTGAGCTTCCATGCCACTAAGGTATTCAATACCTTTGAAGGCGGCGCCATCGTCTGCCCCGATGCGAAGACAAAAAAGCGCATAGAGCAATTGAAGAACTTTGGCTTTGTAGATGAAGTCACAGTGGTTGCACCAGGGATAAATGGTAAATTAAGTGAGATTAACGCGGCGTTTGGGTTGCTTCAGCTGAAGCATATCGACAGCGCGATGAGTCTGCGTAAAGAGATTGGTCAACGCTACAGTTCCGGATTGAAAAGTGTTGAAGGTATCAGCCTGAGCCACATCAGTGCAGGCCTTGAGTCTAATTATTCGTATTACCCCATTCTGGTTGAAGATGATTACCCGCTCTCGCGAGACGAGCTTTACGAAGTGTTAAAGGAGCAAAATGTATTCGGTAGACGGTACTTTTTTCCTTTAATCAGCGAGTTTTCCATGTACAGAAGCATGCCTTCAGCAGACAGTCGGAACTTGCCTGTGGCTCATGATATTTCATCGAAAGTTCTTTGCCTTCCCATCTATCCGGCGCTGGAAATGTCTGCCGTTGATAAGGTTGTCGAAATAATTCATAATGTGAGAAAAGCGTCGTAA
- the tviB gene encoding Vi polysaccharide biosynthesis UDP-N-acetylglucosamine C-6 dehydrogenase TviB → MQKLEDIKLAIIGLGYVGLPLAVEFGKHRTVVGFDINQPRIQALKEGHDSTLEVSDEELKQAGYLSYSCELNELAGCNTFVVTVPTPIDEYNQPDLTPLIKASESIGKVLKKGDLVIYESTVYPGATEEDCVPVLERVSGLKFNVDFFAGYSPERINPGDKEHRVTTIKKVTSGSTPEIADLVDALYNQIIIAGTHKASSIKVAEAAKVIENTQRDLNIALINELAIIFNKMGIDTEAVLEAAGTKWNFLPFRPGLVGGHCIGVDPYYLTHKAQSIGYHPEIILAGRRLNDGMGAYVVSQLVKAMLKERIHVDGARVLIMGLTFKENCPDLRNTRIVDIVSELAEYNIAVDVYDPWVSVAEAEHEYGITPVSEPGINAYDGIVLAVAHNEFRALGAENIRRFGKTEHVLYDLKYLLSREESDIRL, encoded by the coding sequence ATGCAAAAACTGGAAGATATTAAGCTCGCCATTATCGGCCTTGGATATGTGGGCCTGCCCCTCGCAGTGGAGTTTGGTAAACATCGGACTGTGGTCGGGTTTGACATTAATCAGCCGCGTATCCAAGCCTTGAAAGAAGGACATGATTCTACTCTCGAAGTCAGTGACGAGGAGTTGAAGCAGGCGGGCTATTTGAGTTATAGCTGTGAGCTGAATGAGCTGGCTGGCTGCAACACTTTTGTCGTTACCGTTCCGACCCCTATCGACGAATACAACCAGCCCGACCTGACGCCTCTGATCAAAGCGTCTGAAAGCATCGGGAAGGTGTTGAAGAAGGGCGATCTAGTAATTTACGAGTCAACCGTATACCCAGGCGCTACAGAAGAAGACTGCGTCCCAGTTCTTGAACGGGTCTCTGGTCTCAAGTTCAACGTCGATTTCTTCGCTGGGTACAGTCCTGAGCGGATCAACCCGGGCGACAAAGAGCACCGGGTTACTACGATCAAAAAAGTCACTTCCGGCTCCACACCTGAAATCGCTGACCTGGTCGACGCACTTTATAATCAGATCATTATCGCGGGCACTCACAAGGCTAGCAGCATTAAGGTTGCCGAGGCTGCCAAGGTTATCGAGAACACTCAGCGCGACTTGAATATTGCGCTTATCAACGAGCTGGCCATTATCTTCAACAAGATGGGCATTGATACGGAAGCGGTGCTTGAGGCGGCGGGTACGAAGTGGAACTTCCTTCCGTTCCGTCCAGGGTTGGTCGGCGGGCATTGCATCGGTGTTGACCCTTACTACCTTACCCATAAAGCCCAGTCAATCGGTTACCACCCGGAAATTATCTTGGCCGGCCGTCGTTTGAATGATGGCATGGGCGCTTACGTTGTTTCCCAGTTGGTAAAAGCAATGTTGAAAGAGCGCATCCATGTAGATGGTGCTCGCGTATTGATTATGGGCCTGACTTTCAAAGAAAACTGCCCGGACCTGCGTAATACCCGTATCGTCGATATTGTGAGTGAACTGGCAGAGTACAATATTGCCGTGGATGTTTATGATCCGTGGGTTAGTGTTGCCGAAGCGGAGCATGAGTATGGGATCACTCCTGTTTCCGAGCCGGGGATAAATGCATACGACGGTATCGTTCTGGCGGTTGCTCATAATGAGTTCCGTGCCCTAGGCGCAGAAAATATCCGCCGGTTCGGTAAGACGGAGCACGTTCTTTATGATCTTAAATATCTTCTAAGCCGTGAAGAGTCGGACATTCGTCTGTAG
- a CDS encoding glycosyltransferase family A protein produces MSIVSEGENLKVSVCVLTYNQVGYIGECLLSLINQVTDFKFEVIVGDDCSTDGTSDIVRSLAEQYPDIVKPLIHKQNVGITANYLEVHALACGKYIAHLDGDDYALPGKLQAQSDFLDEHPNYNIVWHRMLVENPGTKVVVEDLIDLSRVSNSFTRKDIFQYITIGMNSSKMYRATARDIELPDFPLLDYFANVEQVGHGYAGFVSAKPLGVYRTGIGIASSGNKTKVLLVKSFDYFLKKYKGCAADISVSISFLFIAALKNRRFEDCKLFFPIFVRAFRLTTIPKVWRASKMLSMLRIPDAVKSK; encoded by the coding sequence GTGAGTATTGTTTCCGAGGGAGAAAATTTAAAGGTTTCAGTATGTGTGCTGACTTATAATCAGGTTGGTTATATTGGCGAGTGCCTGTTAAGCTTGATTAATCAGGTCACGGATTTCAAGTTTGAGGTGATCGTCGGTGATGACTGTTCGACAGATGGCACCAGCGACATAGTACGTAGTTTGGCGGAGCAATACCCCGATATTGTAAAGCCGCTTATACATAAGCAGAATGTTGGTATCACAGCAAATTACCTTGAAGTACACGCTTTGGCATGCGGCAAGTATATTGCTCATCTGGATGGTGATGATTACGCTCTTCCAGGGAAACTACAGGCTCAAAGTGACTTTCTGGACGAGCACCCGAATTATAATATCGTCTGGCACAGGATGCTCGTCGAGAATCCTGGAACCAAGGTTGTCGTAGAAGATCTTATTGATTTATCTCGCGTGAGTAATTCGTTCACCAGAAAGGATATTTTTCAATACATAACGATTGGAATGAACAGTTCTAAAATGTATCGGGCCACGGCAAGGGACATTGAATTGCCAGATTTTCCATTGCTGGATTACTTTGCAAATGTCGAGCAAGTTGGACACGGCTACGCAGGGTTCGTCAGCGCGAAGCCTTTGGGTGTTTATCGTACAGGTATCGGTATTGCCTCCTCGGGAAACAAGACAAAAGTTTTGCTGGTGAAGTCCTTTGACTACTTTTTGAAAAAATATAAAGGTTGCGCCGCAGATATATCGGTGTCTATCAGCTTCTTGTTTATTGCTGCACTGAAAAATAGGCGTTTTGAAGATTGTAAACTGTTTTTCCCTATATTCGTTCGCGCTTTTAGACTGACGACTATACCAAAAGTATGGCGTGCCAGTAAGATGCTTTCAATGCTCAGAATTCCCGATGCGGTCAAGAGTAAATGA
- a CDS encoding oligosaccharide flippase family protein — MSLQKNIFANYVSQIYVTLIGIVMLPVYIKYMGAEAYGLVGFFSMLQAWFSLLDLGLTPTIGRETARFKAGAVSALDFRRLFRALHVLFLGIGILGFITLYLFAPLVVKHWLKLDALSVEQASFAIQIMAACIAIRWICGLYRGVITGGEHLVWLSGYTSIIATLRFIFVLPVMWFYGYTPIVFFFYQLIIAVVEILGLYIKSYSVLPKVISASMGWSLKPIRSVLAFSLTVAFTASIWVMVTQTDKLILSSILPLSQYGYFTLAVLIAGGVMVITGPISSAIMPRMARLHAEHKEAEVITIYRNSTQLVSIIAGVASITLAICARPLLWAWTGDATVVENVAPTMVLYAIGNGCLAVSAFPYYLQYARGNLRLHFLGNLILLCVMVPTIYFSSTYYGSIGAGYSWMMVNLTFLIFWVWFVHSRLQPGLHKKWLTHDIGLIVLPAAAVGLLVNWVDVRSESRILSVLIVFVSGGLIMLTAVAFSSAARAMVANKIDGRRGV; from the coding sequence TTGTCGCTTCAAAAGAACATATTCGCTAACTACGTAAGTCAAATATATGTGACGTTGATTGGCATCGTGATGCTGCCTGTCTATATAAAATATATGGGCGCGGAAGCCTATGGCTTGGTTGGATTTTTCTCCATGCTACAGGCCTGGTTCAGCTTGCTTGATCTTGGCTTGACACCTACAATCGGCAGAGAAACTGCCCGTTTCAAGGCCGGTGCGGTATCAGCGTTGGACTTTCGGCGGTTGTTCCGGGCGCTCCATGTTTTGTTTCTGGGCATCGGCATTCTCGGCTTTATTACGTTGTATCTGTTTGCCCCGCTTGTTGTAAAACATTGGCTGAAGCTTGATGCGTTGAGTGTCGAGCAGGCGAGTTTTGCTATACAGATCATGGCCGCATGTATCGCAATCCGCTGGATATGTGGCTTGTATCGAGGCGTCATTACCGGTGGCGAACACTTGGTTTGGTTGAGCGGCTATACTTCAATCATTGCGACACTCAGATTTATATTTGTTTTGCCGGTGATGTGGTTTTATGGATATACGCCGATTGTATTTTTCTTTTATCAATTGATTATTGCGGTTGTAGAAATTCTCGGGTTGTACATTAAGTCGTACAGCGTACTCCCAAAGGTAATCAGCGCGTCGATGGGGTGGTCGCTCAAACCCATCAGAAGTGTCTTGGCTTTTTCCCTCACCGTGGCGTTTACTGCCTCAATTTGGGTAATGGTCACTCAGACAGACAAGTTGATACTTTCGAGCATCTTGCCGCTAAGCCAGTACGGATACTTCACTCTGGCGGTGCTGATTGCTGGCGGAGTAATGGTTATAACCGGACCGATTAGCAGCGCGATTATGCCGCGAATGGCCCGCTTACATGCCGAGCATAAGGAAGCTGAGGTGATTACGATTTATCGTAACTCTACTCAACTTGTTTCCATTATTGCCGGTGTCGCATCGATTACCCTTGCAATTTGTGCGCGTCCTTTACTATGGGCATGGACAGGTGACGCTACCGTTGTCGAGAACGTTGCCCCGACGATGGTGTTGTATGCGATTGGAAACGGGTGCTTGGCGGTTTCAGCATTTCCTTACTATCTTCAGTATGCTCGCGGAAACCTGAGGCTTCATTTTCTGGGTAACCTGATTTTGTTATGTGTCATGGTTCCCACTATCTATTTTTCGTCGACCTATTACGGAAGCATTGGTGCTGGCTACAGTTGGATGATGGTCAACCTGACATTCTTGATCTTTTGGGTTTGGTTCGTTCATTCGAGGCTTCAGCCTGGGCTCCACAAAAAGTGGCTGACTCATGACATAGGTTTGATTGTTTTGCCCGCAGCCGCAGTCGGGCTGCTTGTTAATTGGGTAGATGTGCGAAGTGAAAGCAGGATTTTAAGCGTGCTCATAGTGTTTGTTTCAGGTGGGTTAATCATGTTGACCGCGGTGGCTTTTTCAAGTGCTGCCCGGGCAATGGTAGCTAACAAGATAGATGGGCGGAGAGGCGTGTGA
- a CDS encoding NAD-dependent epimerase/dehydratase family protein, producing the protein MTRYETLMETLPASPKTWLVTGVAGFIGSNLLETLLGLNQTVVGLDNFATGHQRNLDEVKNAVLPEQWARFRFVEGDIRELKDCHQACEGVDYVLHQAALGSVPRSLNDPITTNGTNIDGFLNMLVAARDAEVKSFTYAASSSTYGDHPGLPKVEDVIGKPLSPYAVTKYVNELYADVFARCYGFETIGLRYFNVFGKRQDPDGAYAAVIPKWAAAMIKNEEVFINGDGETSRDFCFIENTVQANILAATTSESSARNQVYNVAVSGRTNLNMLFSALRESLSENGITYDKTPVYRDFRAGDVRHSQADIGKIQTLLGYAPKFNIGQGIAKAMPWYAEFLK; encoded by the coding sequence ATGACCCGCTACGAAACTCTGATGGAAACACTTCCAGCTTCGCCGAAAACCTGGTTAGTCACCGGAGTTGCGGGCTTTATTGGCTCTAATTTGTTGGAAACACTGCTTGGTTTGAATCAGACGGTTGTCGGATTGGATAATTTCGCTACCGGTCACCAAAGAAACCTCGACGAAGTGAAAAACGCAGTTCTCCCCGAGCAATGGGCACGATTTCGATTTGTCGAAGGTGACATTCGAGAGCTCAAGGACTGTCATCAGGCCTGCGAAGGTGTGGATTACGTACTTCATCAGGCCGCTTTGGGGTCTGTGCCTCGTTCCCTTAACGACCCGATCACAACAAACGGTACCAACATTGACGGTTTTCTCAACATGTTGGTCGCGGCACGGGATGCCGAGGTAAAGAGTTTTACTTACGCGGCGAGCAGTTCGACTTATGGCGATCATCCCGGTCTGCCAAAAGTCGAAGATGTGATCGGTAAGCCGCTGTCCCCCTACGCGGTCACCAAGTACGTCAATGAACTGTATGCCGACGTTTTCGCCAGATGCTATGGTTTTGAAACAATCGGTTTGCGCTACTTCAATGTTTTTGGCAAGCGCCAGGATCCTGATGGTGCTTACGCGGCCGTTATCCCAAAATGGGCGGCTGCGATGATAAAAAACGAGGAAGTTTTCATCAATGGTGATGGTGAAACCAGTCGAGATTTCTGCTTCATCGAAAATACAGTTCAAGCTAATATTTTAGCCGCGACTACAAGCGAATCTTCCGCGCGTAATCAGGTTTATAATGTGGCGGTCAGCGGGCGCACTAACCTCAATATGTTGTTTTCGGCGTTGCGCGAATCCCTGTCGGAAAATGGCATAACTTATGATAAGACGCCTGTGTATCGAGACTTTCGCGCGGGTGATGTGCGCCATTCACAGGCAGACATTGGCAAGATACAAACGCTTTTGGGATATGCCCCCAAGTTTAATATTGGGCAAGGCATCGCAAAGGCCATGCCTTGGTATGCGGAATTCCTGAAGTAA